In the genome of Rhizobium etli 8C-3, one region contains:
- a CDS encoding DUF2189 domain-containing protein, translating to MSAFHVMTGSGERYARLAINKISTADVFDALRRGLDDFREKPSHYVFLCLMYPIAGIFLALASSDANLLPMIFPLMSGFALIGPIAAIGLYEISRRREAGLDTSWTHALDVRHSPALPSIIVGGLLLFGFFIVWLVAAQTLYTNLFGDVFPRSIEVFISQIFGTPEGMQLIIWGNLLGLVFAIVVLATTVVTFPLLLDRDVGLVAAMAASIRATVVNPVPIMLWGLIIAAALVIGTIPLFVGLALVMPILGHATWHLYRKLITPA from the coding sequence ATGTCGGCATTTCATGTTATGACAGGATCAGGCGAGCGCTACGCACGTCTCGCTATCAACAAGATCAGCACCGCGGACGTCTTCGACGCTTTACGTCGCGGGCTGGACGATTTTCGCGAAAAGCCCTCCCATTACGTGTTCTTGTGCCTCATGTATCCGATTGCCGGCATTTTCCTTGCCCTTGCGTCGTCGGACGCCAACCTTCTGCCGATGATCTTTCCGCTTATGTCCGGATTTGCGCTGATCGGGCCGATTGCCGCCATCGGACTCTACGAAATCAGCCGCCGCCGCGAGGCCGGTCTTGATACGTCGTGGACGCATGCGCTCGACGTCAGACATTCGCCGGCCTTGCCGTCGATCATCGTCGGCGGGCTGCTGCTGTTCGGCTTCTTCATCGTCTGGCTCGTCGCAGCGCAGACGCTCTACACGAACCTGTTCGGCGATGTTTTCCCGCGGTCGATCGAAGTGTTCATTTCCCAGATCTTCGGTACGCCCGAAGGCATGCAACTGATCATCTGGGGCAATCTGCTCGGGCTGGTCTTCGCCATCGTGGTTCTGGCGACGACCGTCGTCACCTTCCCCCTGCTTCTCGATCGCGATGTAGGACTCGTGGCTGCTATGGCAGCTTCGATACGCGCAACTGTCGTCAATCCGGTGCCGATCATGCTGTGGGGCCTGATCATTGCTGCGGCGCTGGTCATCGGCACGATCCCGCTATTTGTCGGGCTGGCACTGGTGATGCCTATCCTCGGCCACGCAACATGGCATCTCTACAGAAAATTGATTACGCCTGCGTAA
- a CDS encoding RBBP9/YdeN family alpha/beta hydrolase, which yields MKASDIDILIIPGYTNSGPDHWQSRWEAKLSTARRVEQAEWSKPVRDDWVARIAEEVNASSRPVVLVAHSLGIPSAIHAIPHFRKKVAGAFFVAPPDVANPNIRPKHLMTFGPYPRDPLPFPAITVASRNDPFGSYEHADDIAASWGSLLIDAGESGHINAESGHGPWPEGTMVFAQFLSRLKP from the coding sequence ATGAAAGCTTCAGACATCGATATCCTCATCATCCCTGGCTACACGAATTCCGGCCCCGACCACTGGCAGAGCCGCTGGGAAGCAAAGCTCAGCACGGCGCGACGGGTCGAACAGGCCGAATGGTCAAAGCCAGTCCGCGACGATTGGGTCGCCCGCATCGCCGAGGAGGTGAACGCCTCGTCCCGCCCCGTCGTCCTTGTCGCCCACTCGCTCGGAATTCCCTCGGCAATCCATGCGATCCCGCATTTCCGGAAGAAGGTGGCCGGCGCTTTCTTCGTGGCACCACCGGACGTCGCCAACCCGAATATCCGCCCGAAACACCTCATGACGTTCGGCCCCTACCCGCGCGATCCGCTGCCGTTTCCTGCGATTACAGTGGCAAGTCGCAACGATCCCTTCGGCAGCTACGAGCATGCCGATGACATTGCAGCAAGCTGGGGCTCGCTTTTGATCGACGCCGGTGAATCCGGCCATATCAACGCGGAGTCAGGTCATGGCCCCTGGCCCGAGGGAACGATGGTCTTTGCGCAGTTCCTGAGCCGCCTGAAGCCTTAG
- a CDS encoding putative bifunctional diguanylate cyclase/phosphodiesterase has translation MEPAPDTSDLAERESRWNYALVGSGLGVWDHNNLTGTKYYSNTWKEIRGMAPHEQADGDYEEWLKLLHPDDRDFVIMAIERQIAGDPDFHVFEYRERHKDGRWVWIECRGACVEWDESGAPVRIVGTDTDITARKQSEEMLEHLSRRLDLALDISRIGVFEADLNAGTVEWDDRLLAMYGLEGTPRVKLSEAWEQALHPDDRERTLKNLEASLEKDRGLLQEFRIIRGDGAERVIRARSAFFLDAEGKRKLIGANWDVTEEVSLRNDLQKAKDLAEARNRELEAARENIEHLALHDFLTELPNRRYLDRILDERSAGCRESGLTLAILHIDLDRFKQINDTLGHRAGDAMLKHAARVLKDCVRSSDFVARIGGDEFVVLCTIDSSPKKLSNMAARIIRELSKPVRYEGHDCRFGASIGIAAESGKDLDAKQLLLNADIALYRAKAAGRNRHEFFSKDARRTIIAAKRLSDEMLQGLERNEFIPFYQLQFHAHTLEVAGVETLARWRHPEHGLLTPGHFLTIAEDLDVVSAIDGLILERGLADRAAWAREGFVTPKLSVNVSSRRLGDPGLGKKLRALKIEPGILSFELLESISLDDCDDAVLSNLRQLRKLGIDIEIDDFGTGHASIVSLLKLSPRTLKIDRELIRMLPQSAEQRKLVRSIIDIGRSLNILVTAEGVESMDHVRILGDLGCDMLQGYALARPMPAMQIPAFVRNAGWRRHDADAYALQSVLRQQIKSNRSK, from the coding sequence ATGGAACCGGCACCGGACACCTCCGATCTGGCCGAGCGCGAGAGCCGTTGGAACTATGCGCTCGTCGGCTCCGGCCTCGGCGTCTGGGACCACAACAACCTCACCGGCACGAAATACTACTCCAATACATGGAAAGAAATCCGCGGCATGGCTCCACACGAGCAAGCCGACGGAGACTACGAGGAATGGCTCAAGCTTCTTCATCCCGATGACCGCGATTTCGTCATAATGGCCATCGAGAGGCAGATCGCAGGCGACCCGGATTTTCACGTCTTCGAGTACCGGGAGCGCCACAAGGACGGCCGCTGGGTCTGGATCGAATGCCGCGGCGCCTGCGTGGAATGGGACGAAAGCGGCGCTCCTGTCCGCATCGTCGGCACGGACACGGACATCACGGCCCGCAAACAATCCGAAGAGATGCTCGAGCACCTGTCGCGCAGGCTGGATCTCGCTCTCGACATCTCGCGCATAGGCGTTTTCGAAGCCGATCTTAACGCTGGAACAGTCGAGTGGGACGACCGCTTGCTGGCGATGTACGGGCTTGAAGGCACGCCTCGCGTGAAGCTCAGCGAGGCATGGGAGCAGGCCTTGCACCCAGACGACCGCGAGCGCACGCTGAAGAACCTAGAAGCAAGCCTGGAAAAAGACCGCGGCCTGCTGCAGGAGTTCCGCATCATCCGCGGCGACGGCGCCGAACGCGTCATTCGCGCCCGTTCGGCTTTCTTCTTGGATGCCGAGGGAAAGCGCAAGCTCATCGGCGCAAATTGGGATGTCACCGAAGAGGTCAGTCTTCGCAACGATCTTCAGAAGGCGAAAGATCTGGCGGAAGCCCGTAACCGGGAACTCGAAGCCGCCAGGGAAAACATCGAGCATCTGGCGCTTCACGATTTTCTCACGGAACTCCCCAACCGCCGCTATCTCGACCGCATCCTCGACGAGCGTTCCGCCGGATGCCGCGAGAGTGGCTTGACGCTCGCGATCCTGCATATCGACCTCGATCGCTTCAAGCAGATCAACGACACGCTCGGCCACCGCGCCGGCGACGCCATGTTGAAACATGCAGCCAGGGTGCTGAAGGATTGCGTTCGCTCGAGCGATTTCGTTGCGCGCATCGGTGGCGACGAGTTCGTCGTGCTTTGCACGATCGACAGCTCTCCGAAGAAGCTTTCCAATATGGCAGCCCGAATCATCCGCGAACTCAGCAAGCCGGTCCGCTACGAGGGCCATGACTGTCGCTTCGGCGCCAGCATCGGCATCGCCGCGGAAAGCGGCAAGGATCTCGACGCAAAGCAGTTGTTACTCAACGCCGATATCGCGCTTTACCGTGCCAAGGCCGCAGGCCGCAACCGCCATGAATTCTTCTCCAAGGACGCCCGCCGCACCATCATCGCGGCCAAGCGCTTGTCGGACGAAATGCTGCAGGGACTGGAGCGCAACGAATTCATTCCCTTCTATCAACTGCAGTTTCATGCCCATACCCTTGAAGTTGCCGGCGTGGAGACGCTGGCGCGCTGGCGGCATCCGGAACACGGATTGCTGACACCCGGCCACTTCCTGACGATTGCCGAAGATCTTGACGTCGTCTCAGCGATCGACGGCCTGATCCTGGAACGAGGGCTGGCCGATCGCGCCGCATGGGCGAGAGAGGGTTTCGTCACTCCGAAGCTCTCGGTGAATGTCTCTTCTAGGCGCCTGGGCGATCCGGGCCTTGGCAAGAAACTGCGGGCGCTGAAGATCGAGCCGGGCATCCTGTCCTTCGAGCTCCTGGAATCCATATCGCTTGACGATTGCGACGATGCAGTCCTGTCCAATCTCAGGCAATTGCGCAAGCTCGGGATCGATATCGAGATCGACGACTTTGGTACCGGCCACGCCTCGATCGTCAGCCTGCTCAAGCTCAGTCCGCGCACGCTGAAGATCGACCGGGAACTGATCCGCATGCTGCCGCAGTCGGCCGAGCAGAGAAAGCTCGTCCGTTCCATCATCGATATCGGCCGTTCGCTGAACATCCTTGTCACGGCCGAGGGTGTCGAAAGCATGGATCATGTCCGCATCCTTGGCGATCTTGGCTGCGACATGCTGCAGGGCTATGCGCTGGCTCGACCGATGCCGGCCATGCAAATACCGGCTTTTGTACGCAATGCGGGATGGCGGCGGCACGACGCAGACGCCTACGCCCTTCAGAGCGTTCTTCGCCAGCAGATCAAAAGCAACCGCAGCAAATAA
- the purC gene encoding phosphoribosylaminoimidazolesuccinocarboxamide synthase: MNRRRRIYEGKAKILYEGPEPGTLIQFFKDDATAFNKKKHEVIDGKGVLNNRISEYIFSHLNKIGIPTHFIRRLNMREQLIREVEMIPLEIVVRNVAAGSLAKRLGIEEGVVLPRSIIEFYYKSDALDDPMVSEEHITAFGWANPAELDDIMALAIRVNDFMTGLFLGVGIQLVDFKIECGRLFEGDMMRIILADEISPDSCRLWDIETHEKMDKDRFRRDMGGLLEAYSEVARRLGIINENEPVRGTGPVLVK, translated from the coding sequence ATGAACCGTCGCCGCCGTATCTACGAGGGCAAGGCCAAGATTCTATATGAGGGACCGGAACCGGGGACTTTGATCCAGTTCTTCAAGGATGACGCCACGGCCTTCAACAAGAAAAAACACGAAGTCATCGATGGCAAGGGCGTTCTGAACAACCGAATTTCGGAATACATCTTCAGCCATCTGAACAAGATCGGCATCCCGACGCACTTCATCCGCAGGCTCAACATGCGCGAGCAGCTGATCCGGGAAGTGGAGATGATCCCGCTCGAGATCGTTGTGCGCAACGTCGCTGCCGGTTCGCTGGCCAAGCGCCTCGGCATCGAGGAAGGCGTGGTTCTGCCCCGCTCGATCATCGAATTCTACTACAAATCCGATGCTCTCGACGATCCGATGGTCTCGGAAGAACACATCACCGCCTTCGGCTGGGCAAATCCCGCCGAGCTCGACGACATCATGGCACTCGCCATACGCGTCAACGACTTCATGACCGGTCTCTTCCTTGGCGTCGGCATTCAGCTTGTCGATTTCAAGATCGAATGCGGCCGGCTGTTTGAAGGCGACATGATGCGCATCATCCTTGCCGACGAGATTTCTCCCGATTCTTGCCGCCTCTGGGACATCGAAACCCATGAGAAGATGGACAAGGATCGCTTTCGCCGCGATATGGGCGGGCTTCTCGAAGCCTATTCCGAAGTAGCGCGTCGCCTCGGCATCATCAACGAAAACGAGCCTGTGCGCGGCACAGGCCCGGTTTTGGTCAAGTAA
- the purS gene encoding phosphoribosylformylglycinamidine synthase subunit PurS — translation MIKARVTVTLKNGVLDPQGKAIEGALSGLGFMGIGHVRQGKVFDLELESADKAKAEADLKAMCEKLLANTVIENYTISLD, via the coding sequence GTGATCAAGGCTCGTGTAACCGTCACGCTGAAAAACGGCGTTCTCGATCCGCAGGGCAAGGCAATCGAAGGGGCGTTGAGCGGCCTCGGCTTCATGGGCATTGGCCATGTCCGCCAAGGGAAGGTCTTCGACCTCGAACTCGAAAGCGCCGACAAGGCCAAGGCCGAAGCCGACCTCAAGGCCATGTGCGAAAAACTCCTCGCGAACACTGTGATCGAAAATTATACTATTTCGCTCGACTGA
- the purQ gene encoding phosphoribosylformylglycinamidine synthase subunit PurQ: MKSAVVQLPGLNRDRDMIAALTKISGHAPVTIWQTETDIPDVDLIVIPGGFSYGDYLRCGAIAARMPVMQAIVDKAQKGVKVLGVCNGFQILVEAGLLPGALMRNASLRFVCREIKLEVANANTAFTRAYAKGQVIRCPVAHHDGNYFADPETLAEIEGNGQVVFRYAHGTNPNGSINDIAAVMNARGNVLGMMPHPENLIEAAHGGSDGRGLFASALDLIAA, translated from the coding sequence ATGAAATCAGCCGTCGTTCAACTTCCGGGCCTTAACCGCGATCGCGACATGATCGCAGCGCTGACGAAAATCTCCGGCCACGCGCCGGTGACGATCTGGCAGACGGAAACCGATATTCCCGATGTCGATCTGATCGTTATCCCGGGCGGCTTTTCTTATGGCGATTATCTGCGCTGCGGCGCGATCGCGGCTCGCATGCCGGTGATGCAGGCGATCGTCGACAAGGCCCAGAAAGGCGTCAAGGTGCTTGGCGTCTGCAATGGCTTTCAGATCCTCGTGGAAGCCGGCCTGCTGCCGGGTGCTTTGATGCGCAACGCCTCGCTGAGGTTCGTCTGCCGCGAGATTAAGCTTGAGGTCGCCAACGCCAATACAGCTTTCACCCGCGCTTATGCCAAGGGTCAGGTCATACGTTGCCCGGTTGCCCACCACGACGGCAACTATTTCGCGGATCCCGAGACGTTGGCTGAGATAGAAGGCAATGGCCAGGTGGTTTTCCGTTATGCGCACGGCACCAACCCGAACGGATCGATCAACGACATTGCCGCGGTGATGAACGCCAGGGGCAACGTTCTCGGCATGATGCCGCATCCGGAAAACCTGATCGAAGCAGCCCATGGCGGCTCCGATGGACGCGGTCTGTTTGCTTCGGCACTCGACCTGATCGCTGCCTAA
- a CDS encoding DUF1127 domain-containing protein, translated as MSINQKVDQHIVSIVAVGERCILEPASAQGLFSRILEMLSCWSVKRQGRRALREMADWQLRDIGLSRADAAEEIKKSRFWD; from the coding sequence ATGTCTATCAACCAGAAGGTCGACCAGCATATTGTATCAATTGTTGCCGTTGGCGAGCGTTGCATTTTGGAACCCGCGTCGGCGCAAGGGCTGTTTTCGCGAATCCTGGAAATGTTGTCTTGCTGGAGCGTGAAACGCCAGGGGCGGCGAGCCTTGCGCGAGATGGCGGATTGGCAGCTGCGCGACATCGGGCTTTCGCGGGCCGATGCTGCGGAAGAAATCAAAAAGTCCCGTTTTTGGGATTGA
- a CDS encoding PLP-dependent aminotransferase family protein, giving the protein MTNWLPDLSRGSGPVYMRLADSIESAIASGALPAGSKLPPQRNLAYDIGVTIGTIGRAYALVHERGLVAGEVGRGTFVLDRAETAPGEQADPLTMSLGGTRVLDAPANKIRFDTTAAPDLGQGRIIGQILAKIGEQNMSEISSYSRNFPRNWFLAGQKWLARNGWTPETENIVPTLGAHAAAVSIISAVSSPGDKIVFENLSYTQVSRSARLLGRRTATVDSDEYGVLPDDFERLCQQQHPKIAFLMPTAHNPTLATMPYERRAAIAATARRHGVWLIEDDLYGGMTGDEIPLLASLAPDRTFLVNGLSKSVAAGVRGGWVACPPHFAQRIKVTHKMITGGLPFILAETCARLVESGTAHAMRKASITELATRERLVRELLEGFDFESHPHVPFLWLKLPDPWMSGTFKNAAFRDGVLVDDEDEFKASRADKVYHRVRIGFSSPKDKDALKDGLIILRSLLEGGGSAYVGEI; this is encoded by the coding sequence ATGACAAATTGGCTCCCTGATCTTTCGCGCGGCTCCGGCCCGGTCTACATGCGTCTGGCAGACAGCATAGAGTCAGCCATCGCCAGCGGCGCCCTCCCCGCTGGCAGCAAACTGCCGCCGCAGCGGAATCTTGCCTACGATATCGGCGTGACGATCGGCACAATCGGCCGGGCCTATGCTTTGGTGCACGAACGCGGACTGGTGGCGGGCGAAGTCGGGCGTGGAACCTTCGTGCTTGATCGCGCAGAGACGGCGCCGGGAGAACAGGCCGATCCTCTGACGATGTCGCTTGGAGGCACGCGGGTTCTCGACGCGCCGGCGAACAAGATCCGCTTCGACACGACTGCGGCTCCCGATCTCGGACAGGGCCGCATTATCGGTCAGATCCTCGCCAAAATCGGGGAACAGAACATGTCGGAGATATCCTCTTACTCACGCAACTTTCCGCGAAACTGGTTCCTGGCCGGGCAGAAGTGGCTGGCGCGAAACGGCTGGACGCCGGAGACGGAGAATATCGTTCCCACGCTGGGGGCCCATGCGGCCGCCGTGTCGATCATCTCGGCCGTGTCTTCGCCCGGTGACAAGATCGTTTTTGAAAACCTGAGCTACACGCAGGTGAGCCGCAGCGCCCGCCTGCTGGGCCGGCGGACGGCAACCGTCGATTCCGACGAGTACGGCGTTCTTCCTGATGATTTCGAGCGGCTATGCCAGCAGCAGCATCCCAAGATCGCCTTTCTGATGCCGACCGCGCACAACCCAACCCTTGCAACCATGCCCTATGAACGCCGCGCAGCGATCGCTGCGACGGCGCGCAGACATGGCGTCTGGCTGATCGAGGACGATCTTTATGGCGGTATGACGGGCGACGAGATCCCTTTGCTGGCGTCGCTGGCGCCCGACCGCACCTTCCTCGTCAACGGGCTTTCCAAATCCGTCGCTGCCGGCGTGCGCGGCGGATGGGTCGCCTGCCCGCCGCATTTTGCCCAGCGGATCAAGGTCACGCACAAGATGATCACCGGCGGCTTGCCCTTCATTCTTGCGGAAACCTGCGCGCGCCTCGTCGAAAGCGGCACCGCCCATGCCATGCGCAAGGCAAGCATCACCGAACTTGCCACGCGCGAGCGGCTCGTTCGCGAATTGCTCGAGGGGTTCGATTTCGAATCACATCCGCATGTTCCCTTCCTCTGGCTGAAGCTTCCCGATCCCTGGATGTCCGGCACCTTCAAGAACGCCGCGTTTCGCGATGGCGTGCTCGTCGATGACGAGGATGAATTCAAGGCTTCGCGCGCCGACAAGGTCTATCACCGCGTGCGCATAGGCTTCTCCTCGCCGAAGGACAAGGACGCGCTCAAAGACGGGCTGATCATTCTAAGGAGCCTGCTGGAAGGCGGCGGCTCGGCCTATGTCGGCGAAATCTAA
- the purL gene encoding phosphoribosylformylglycinamidine synthase subunit PurL, producing MTISNTRPITPELIASHGLKPDEYQRILDLIGREPTFTELGIFSAMWNEHCSYKSSKKWLRTLPTKGPRVIQGPGENAGVVDIDDGDCVVFKMESHNHPSYIEPYQGAATGVGGILRDVFTMGARPIAAMNALRFGEPDHPKTRHLVSGVVAGVGGYGNSFGVPTVGGEVEFDARYNGNILVNAFAAGLAKSNAIFLSQAKGVGLPVVYLGAKTGRDGVGGATMASAEFDESIEEKRPTVQVGDPFTEKCLLEACLELMQTGAVIAIQDMGAAGLTCSAVEMGAKGDLGILLELDKVPVREEQMTAYEMMLSESQERMLMVLEPDKETIAKAIFVKWGLDFAIVGKTTDDLRFRVVHQGEEVANLPIKELGDQAPEYDRPWRQSGKRAPLPAELVAAPDDYGQALLQLVGSPNQSSRRWVYEQYDTLIQGNSLQLPGGDAGVVRIEGHPTKALAFSSDVTPRYVEADPFEGGKQAVAECWRNITATGAEPLAATDNLNFGNPEKPEIMGQFVEAVKGIGEACRALDFPIVSGNVSLYNETNGIAILPTPTIAGVGLLPDWQAMARIGGASEGDQLILIGTDGSHLGSSIYLRDILGSSDGPAPEVDLFAERRNGDFVRSAIRNGQVTACHDISSGGLALALAEMAMASGKGLMVTLAEGKGAPHALLFGEDQARYVVAVRPDVADFVCANAEGAGVPFRRLGTLAGSDLVVDDLLSLPIQELRNAHESWFPEFMDSAEALVAAE from the coding sequence ATGACCATATCCAATACCCGCCCGATCACCCCCGAACTCATCGCCAGCCACGGTCTGAAGCCGGATGAATATCAGCGGATACTGGATCTGATCGGCCGCGAGCCGACCTTTACCGAACTTGGCATCTTTTCGGCCATGTGGAACGAGCACTGCTCGTACAAGTCTTCCAAGAAGTGGCTTCGCACGCTGCCGACCAAGGGGCCGCGTGTTATCCAGGGCCCAGGCGAGAACGCCGGCGTTGTCGATATCGACGACGGCGATTGTGTGGTCTTCAAGATGGAGAGCCACAACCACCCCTCCTATATCGAGCCTTATCAGGGCGCTGCGACAGGCGTCGGCGGCATCTTGCGCGACGTCTTCACCATGGGCGCCCGCCCGATAGCAGCGATGAACGCTCTTCGTTTCGGCGAGCCTGATCATCCGAAGACCCGCCATCTCGTCTCTGGCGTCGTCGCCGGCGTCGGCGGGTATGGCAATTCCTTCGGCGTTCCGACGGTCGGCGGCGAGGTCGAGTTCGACGCCCGCTACAACGGCAACATCCTCGTCAACGCCTTTGCGGCGGGGCTGGCGAAGTCGAATGCCATTTTCCTGTCGCAAGCCAAGGGCGTCGGCCTGCCGGTCGTCTATCTGGGCGCCAAGACCGGCCGCGACGGCGTCGGCGGCGCGACGATGGCCTCGGCCGAATTCGACGAGTCGATCGAGGAAAAGCGCCCGACCGTCCAGGTCGGCGACCCCTTCACCGAAAAGTGCCTGCTGGAAGCCTGCCTTGAACTGATGCAGACCGGCGCCGTCATTGCCATCCAGGACATGGGCGCGGCGGGCCTCACCTGCTCGGCAGTCGAAATGGGAGCCAAGGGCGATCTCGGTATCCTGCTCGAGCTTGACAAGGTACCGGTCCGCGAAGAGCAGATGACCGCCTACGAGATGATGCTCTCGGAGAGCCAGGAGCGTATGCTCATGGTCCTCGAGCCGGACAAGGAAACGATCGCCAAGGCGATCTTCGTCAAGTGGGGCCTCGATTTCGCGATCGTCGGCAAGACCACCGACGACCTGCGCTTCCGTGTCGTGCATCAGGGTGAGGAAGTCGCAAACCTGCCGATCAAGGAGCTCGGAGACCAGGCGCCGGAATACGACCGCCCCTGGCGGCAATCCGGCAAGCGTGCTCCCCTTCCCGCTGAGCTCGTAGCAGCACCGGACGATTATGGTCAGGCGCTGCTGCAGCTCGTGGGATCGCCGAACCAGTCCAGCCGCCGCTGGGTCTACGAACAGTATGATACGTTGATTCAGGGCAATTCGCTGCAGCTTCCAGGCGGTGACGCCGGCGTTGTCCGCATCGAGGGCCATCCGACCAAGGCGCTCGCATTCTCTTCCGATGTCACGCCGCGTTATGTCGAGGCCGATCCGTTCGAAGGCGGCAAGCAGGCTGTCGCCGAATGCTGGCGTAACATCACCGCCACCGGAGCCGAGCCGCTGGCCGCGACCGACAACCTCAATTTCGGCAATCCGGAGAAGCCCGAAATTATGGGCCAGTTCGTCGAAGCAGTAAAAGGCATCGGCGAAGCCTGCCGTGCACTGGATTTCCCGATCGTTTCCGGCAACGTCTCGCTCTACAACGAGACGAACGGCATCGCGATCCTGCCCACCCCGACGATCGCAGGCGTCGGCCTGCTGCCAGACTGGCAGGCGATGGCACGCATCGGCGGCGCATCCGAAGGCGATCAGTTGATCCTGATCGGCACGGACGGCAGCCATCTGGGCTCCTCGATCTATCTGCGCGATATTCTCGGCAGCAGCGATGGTCCGGCGCCCGAAGTGGATCTCTTCGCCGAGCGTCGCAATGGCGATTTCGTCCGTTCGGCAATCCGCAACGGCCAGGTCACCGCCTGCCACGATATCTCTTCCGGCGGCCTCGCCCTGGCGCTCGCGGAAATGGCGATGGCATCGGGCAAGGGCCTGATGGTGACGCTTGCCGAGGGCAAGGGCGCGCCGCATGCCCTCCTCTTCGGGGAAGACCAGGCACGCTACGTCGTCGCGGTCAGACCAGACGTCGCCGATTTCGTCTGCGCCAATGCCGAAGGCGCCGGCGTGCCCTTCCGCCGCCTCGGCACGCTTGCCGGCAGCGACCTCGTTGTCGATGATCTTTTGTCGCTCCCCATTCAGGAATTGCGCAACGCCCATGAATCGTGGTTCCCTGAATTCATGGATAGCGCAGAGGCACTTGTCGCTGCGGAATGA
- a CDS encoding BolA/IbaG family iron-sulfur metabolism protein: protein MAMKPGDIEDMIRAGIPGAKVTIRDLAGDGDHYAAEVVAEAFRGKSRVQQHQMVYEALKGNMGGILHALALQTSAPE from the coding sequence ATGGCCATGAAACCCGGCGATATCGAAGACATGATCAGGGCCGGGATACCCGGTGCCAAGGTAACGATCCGCGACCTTGCTGGCGACGGTGATCATTACGCCGCCGAAGTCGTGGCCGAAGCCTTCCGGGGCAAGAGCCGCGTCCAGCAGCACCAGATGGTGTATGAGGCCCTCAAAGGAAACATGGGCGGCATCCTGCACGCACTGGCGCTGCAGACATCGGCCCCAGAATAA
- the grxD gene encoding Grx4 family monothiol glutaredoxin, which translates to MSGINEFIDNEIKTNDVVLFMKGTPQFPQCGFSGQVVQILDYLGVDYKGIDVLADSEIRQGIKDYSNWPTIPQLYVKGEFIGGCDIVREMFQAGELQQHFQENGVTVRAA; encoded by the coding sequence ATGAGCGGTATAAACGAATTCATCGACAACGAAATCAAGACCAACGACGTCGTCCTTTTCATGAAGGGCACGCCGCAGTTTCCGCAGTGCGGTTTCTCCGGCCAGGTCGTCCAGATCCTCGATTACCTCGGCGTCGACTACAAGGGCATTGACGTGCTAGCCGATTCGGAAATCCGCCAGGGCATCAAGGACTATTCGAATTGGCCGACAATCCCGCAGCTTTACGTGAAGGGCGAGTTTATCGGCGGCTGTGACATCGTGCGGGAAATGTTCCAGGCGGGCGAGTTGCAGCAGCATTTCCAGGAAAACGGCGTGACGGTTCGCGCCGCTTGA